One genomic window of Paeniglutamicibacter sp. Y32M11 includes the following:
- the rpmC gene encoding 50S ribosomal protein L29 — MAIGSKDLATEALDGFDNARLVEELKKAKEELFNLRFQSATGQLESHGNLKSVKRDIARIYTVLRERELGLRAEVVVPVEETKKSKEAK; from the coding sequence ATGGCAATCGGATCTAAAGATCTAGCAACCGAAGCACTGGACGGCTTTGATAACGCCCGTCTGGTCGAGGAGCTCAAGAAGGCCAAGGAGGAGTTGTTCAACCTCCGTTTCCAGTCGGCCACGGGTCAGCTTGAATCGCATGGCAACTTGAAGTCTGTCAAGCGTGACATCGCTCGTATCTACACCGTTCTTCGCGAACGCGAGCTTGGCCTTCGTGCCGAGGTTGTAGTGCCGGTCGAAGAGACCAAGAAGAGCAAGGAAGCCAAGTAA
- the rpsQ gene encoding 30S ribosomal protein S17 — MSEKDNVVDAAAERNDRKTLRGYVVSDKMQKTIVVDVEDRVKHALYGKVMRRNKNVKAHDEENSAGIGDLVLIAETRPLSADKRWRLVEILEKAK; from the coding sequence ATGAGCGAGAAGGATAACGTCGTGGATGCAGCTGCAGAGCGCAACGACCGCAAGACCCTCCGTGGTTACGTGGTTTCCGACAAAATGCAGAAGACCATCGTCGTTGACGTAGAGGACCGTGTTAAGCACGCCCTTTACGGCAAGGTCATGCGTCGCAACAAGAACGTCAAGGCTCACGACGAAGAGAACAGCGCCGGTATCGGCGACCTCGTTCTCATCGCCGAGACCCGCCCGCTGTCTGCTGACAAGCGCTGGCGCCTCGTGGAAATCCTCGAAAAGGCTAAGTAA
- the rpsC gene encoding 30S ribosomal protein S3, whose translation MGQKVNPHGFRLGITTDHVSHWFADSTKVGQRYKDFVKEDIRIRELMTVGMERAGIARVEIERTRDRVRVDIHTARPGIVIGRRGAEADRIRGELEKLTGKQVQLNILEVKNPEIEAQLVAQGIAEQLASRVAFRRAMKKAMQSAMRAGAKGIRVQCSGRLGGAEMSRKEFYREGRVPLHTLRANIDYGKFEAKTTFGRIGVKVWIYKGDVTSKELAAQAAAAPARGRGDRPGGRPAGRPEGGERRRRNDRNTAPAAEAAPAAEAAPVAAAEGGQA comes from the coding sequence ATGGGACAGAAGGTTAACCCGCATGGGTTCCGACTCGGTATTACTACCGACCATGTTTCGCACTGGTTCGCCGACAGCACCAAGGTCGGTCAGCGATACAAGGACTTCGTAAAAGAAGACATCCGTATCCGCGAACTGATGACTGTTGGCATGGAACGCGCCGGCATCGCTCGCGTGGAGATCGAACGTACCCGTGACCGTGTTCGTGTGGATATCCACACCGCACGTCCCGGCATCGTTATCGGTCGCCGCGGCGCCGAAGCCGATCGCATCCGTGGCGAGCTCGAAAAGCTCACCGGCAAGCAGGTTCAGCTGAACATCCTCGAGGTCAAGAACCCCGAGATCGAAGCTCAGCTTGTTGCCCAGGGCATTGCAGAGCAGCTTGCTTCACGTGTGGCTTTCCGCCGCGCAATGAAGAAGGCTATGCAGTCGGCAATGCGCGCAGGTGCCAAGGGCATCCGCGTTCAGTGCTCCGGTCGTCTTGGCGGTGCAGAAATGTCCCGCAAGGAGTTCTACCGCGAAGGCCGTGTGCCGTTGCACACCCTGCGTGCGAACATCGACTACGGCAAGTTCGAAGCCAAGACCACCTTCGGCCGCATTGGCGTGAAGGTTTGGATCTACAAGGGCGACGTAACTTCGAAGGAACTGGCAGCTCAGGCTGCAGCAGCTCCGGCCCGTGGCCGCGGCGATCGTCCGGGCGGACGTCCAGCTGGACGTCCCGAAGGTGGCGAACGCCGTCGTCGTAACGACCGCAACACTGCACCGGCAGCGGAAGCAGCTCCGGCTGCCGAGGCAGCTCCGGTTGCAGCCGCAGAAGGAGGACAGGCTTAA
- a CDS encoding endonuclease/exonuclease/phosphatase family protein translates to MKSRRSRARRIATLALAAVLGAALAVLPHVNLVSSPVVAMAQAVLPILLVGALVLSLILCLRRAFIAAAILFVFGGMALLPLFPQTPARFCSESAQLSVLSLNAGRGNANVGVLAEAIRDTDPTVLVLVETSEPMIEALRAELVRGAYGHRTEPVVFGGSVDTVILSKFPLSQEPDAASQTEGALFDAPVALIQHPDLGSLRIAGIHPIPPTHGPTSWAATLRGIDAWQLRQDATPLILAGDFNATAAHPQFRELAKQFQDAVPLLGPLPAGTWPADLPIPALVRIDHILVRGFAVTEAIRIEVPGTDHHGIVARLAVCR, encoded by the coding sequence ATGAAAAGTCGGCGGAGCCGAGCACGTCGCATCGCGACCCTTGCCCTTGCGGCAGTTCTGGGTGCCGCGCTGGCCGTGCTGCCACACGTGAACCTCGTGAGCTCGCCCGTCGTGGCGATGGCGCAAGCGGTACTTCCCATACTGCTTGTTGGTGCCCTGGTGTTGTCCCTGATTTTGTGTCTGCGCCGAGCCTTCATCGCCGCTGCCATCTTGTTCGTCTTCGGTGGTATGGCGCTGCTACCCCTGTTCCCTCAGACTCCGGCACGTTTCTGTTCGGAGTCCGCGCAGCTCAGCGTGCTCTCGCTGAATGCAGGACGAGGTAACGCCAACGTCGGAGTCCTGGCCGAAGCCATCAGAGACACAGATCCCACGGTGCTCGTGCTGGTGGAAACCAGCGAGCCCATGATCGAGGCACTCAGGGCCGAACTTGTCCGCGGAGCCTACGGCCATCGAACCGAGCCGGTAGTCTTTGGCGGGAGCGTTGATACCGTCATTCTCTCCAAGTTCCCGCTGAGTCAAGAGCCAGATGCCGCGAGCCAAACCGAGGGTGCTCTTTTTGACGCACCGGTGGCGCTGATCCAGCACCCCGACCTGGGCTCTCTTCGGATTGCCGGCATCCACCCCATACCTCCAACACATGGACCCACGTCGTGGGCAGCCACGCTGCGTGGCATTGATGCGTGGCAACTGCGCCAAGACGCAACCCCGTTGATTCTGGCGGGGGACTTCAACGCCACCGCAGCACATCCACAATTCAGGGAACTGGCGAAGCAATTTCAGGATGCGGTGCCATTGTTGGGTCCGCTTCCAGCGGGCACCTGGCCGGCCGACCTCCCCATTCCTGCCCTGGTGCGCATTGACCACATATTGGTTCGAGGTTTTGCCGTCACTGAAGCCATACGCATCGAGGTGCCGGGCACGGATCACCACGGCATCGTTGCCCGACTAGCGGTATGTCGCTGA
- the rpsS gene encoding 30S ribosomal protein S19, with protein MPRSLKKGPFVDQHLFVKVAAENEKGTKNVIKTWSRRSMIIPDMLGHTIAVHDGRKHIPVFVTESMVGHKLGEFSPTRTFRSHVKDDKKGKRR; from the coding sequence ATGCCACGCAGCCTGAAGAAAGGCCCCTTCGTCGATCAGCACCTTTTTGTTAAGGTCGCTGCTGAGAACGAAAAGGGCACCAAGAACGTCATTAAGACGTGGTCCCGCCGTTCGATGATCATCCCCGACATGCTCGGGCACACGATCGCCGTACATGACGGACGTAAGCACATCCCCGTGTTTGTAACCGAGTCGATGGTCGGGCACAAGCTCGGCGAGTTTAGCCCGACCCGGACGTTCCGCAGCCACGTGAAGGACGACAAGAAGGGCAAGCGCCGCTAA
- the rplV gene encoding 50S ribosomal protein L22 has translation MEAKAIARHIRVTPMKARRVVNLVRGKQTNEALAILKFAPQAASEPVFKVVASAVANARAAADREGVAFNEDELFISEAFVDEGPTMKRFQPRAQGRAYQIKKRTSHITVVVATPKKGGEE, from the coding sequence ATGGAAGCCAAGGCAATTGCGCGCCATATCCGCGTGACGCCTATGAAGGCCCGGCGCGTCGTCAACCTTGTTCGTGGCAAGCAGACGAACGAAGCACTGGCGATCCTGAAGTTTGCCCCACAGGCAGCTTCAGAGCCAGTGTTCAAGGTTGTAGCATCGGCAGTGGCTAACGCCCGTGCCGCCGCAGACCGCGAGGGTGTCGCGTTCAACGAAGACGAGCTGTTCATCAGCGAAGCGTTTGTTGACGAGGGTCCGACCATGAAGCGGTTCCAGCCGCGTGCTCAGGGTCGGGCATACCAGATCAAGAAGCGCACGAGCCACATCACTGTGGTCGTCGCAACCCCTAAGAAGGGTGGGGAAGAATAA
- the rplN gene encoding 50S ribosomal protein L14: MIQQESRLKVADNTGAKEILTIRVLGGSGRRYAGIGDVIVATVKDAIPGGNVKKGDVVKAVIVRTKKERRRVDGSYIKFDENAAVILKADGEPRGTRIFGPVGRELRDKKFMKIVSLAPEVL; encoded by the coding sequence GTGATTCAGCAGGAATCGCGACTGAAGGTTGCCGACAACACCGGTGCTAAGGAAATCCTTACCATTCGTGTTCTCGGTGGCTCTGGCCGTCGCTATGCAGGCATCGGCGACGTAATCGTCGCCACCGTCAAGGATGCAATCCCGGGCGGAAACGTAAAGAAGGGTGACGTCGTCAAGGCTGTCATCGTTCGCACCAAGAAGGAACGTCGACGCGTCGACGGTTCTTACATCAAGTTCGACGAGAACGCAGCTGTCATCCTTAAGGCTGACGGTGAGCCCCGCGGTACCCGTATTTTCGGTCCGGTGGGTCGTGAACTTCGCGATAAGAAGTTCATGAAGATCGTTTCCCTGGCTCCGGAGGTACTGTAA
- the rplW gene encoding 50S ribosomal protein L23 yields MSDFSKAPHDVVIAPVVSEKSYGLIDEGKYTFLVDPRSNKTEIKNAVEAIFSVKVDSVNTLNRAGKRKRTKFGWGTRKATKRAIVSLKEGSIDIFGGPLS; encoded by the coding sequence ATGAGCGACTTCTCCAAGGCTCCGCACGACGTGGTCATTGCACCCGTCGTCTCGGAAAAGAGCTACGGTCTGATCGACGAAGGTAAGTACACCTTCCTCGTTGACCCGCGTTCAAACAAGACGGAAATCAAGAACGCCGTGGAAGCCATCTTCTCGGTCAAGGTTGATTCCGTAAACACCCTCAATCGTGCCGGCAAGCGCAAGCGCACCAAATTCGGATGGGGGACGCGCAAGGCTACTAAGCGTGCAATCGTCTCCCTGAAGGAAGGCTCGATTGACATCTTCGGCGGTCCGCTTTCTTAA
- the rplX gene encoding 50S ribosomal protein L24 has protein sequence MGAKIKKGDLVQVITGSDRNKQGKVLKVFPAAQRVLVEGVNRVTKHTKAGQTERGTTTGGIEVVEAPMHISNVAIVDPETKKPTRVGFREETVEKNGVSKTVRVRFSKSSGKAL, from the coding sequence ATGGGTGCAAAGATTAAGAAGGGTGACCTCGTTCAGGTCATCACCGGTTCCGACCGCAACAAGCAGGGCAAGGTGCTGAAGGTTTTCCCCGCAGCACAGCGCGTTCTTGTTGAGGGCGTTAACCGCGTCACCAAGCACACCAAGGCTGGTCAGACCGAGCGTGGCACCACGACGGGTGGTATTGAGGTCGTTGAGGCCCCGATGCACATCTCGAATGTTGCGATCGTTGACCCGGAAACCAAGAAGCCGACTCGCGTTGGCTTCCGCGAGGAAACCGTGGAGAAGAACGGCGTGTCCAAGACCGTCCGTGTTCGTTTCTCCAAGTCTTCCGGAAAGGCACTGTAA
- the rpsH gene encoding 30S ribosomal protein S8, whose translation MTMTDPVADMLTRLRNANSAYHDTVSMPSSKLKVRVAQILKEQGYIASFVEEAAEVGKKLTITLKFGPSRERSIAGVRRISKPGLRVYAKSTNLPHVLGGLGIAILSTSSGLLTDRQAAKKGVGGEVLAYVW comes from the coding sequence ATGACAATGACAGATCCTGTCGCAGATATGCTGACTCGTCTGCGCAACGCCAACTCGGCTTACCACGACACGGTTTCCATGCCGTCGAGCAAGCTCAAGGTACGCGTTGCCCAGATCCTGAAGGAACAGGGCTACATTGCCTCGTTCGTTGAGGAAGCAGCAGAGGTCGGCAAAAAGCTGACCATCACCCTGAAGTTCGGCCCGAGCCGCGAGCGTTCAATCGCTGGCGTTCGCCGTATTTCAAAGCCGGGCCTGCGTGTATACGCAAAGTCCACCAACTTGCCGCATGTCCTTGGTGGACTCGGCATTGCAATCTTGTCCACGTCCTCCGGTCTGCTTACTGACCGCCAGGCAGCCAAGAAGGGTGTAGGTGGGGAAGTCCTCGCCTACGTCTGGTAA
- the rplB gene encoding 50S ribosomal protein L2: MGIRKYKPTTPGLRGSSVADFAEITRSTPEKSLLRPLHKTGGRNNTGKITTRHKGGGHKRQYRLIDFRRHDKDGVPAKVAHIEYDPNRTARIALLHYIDGTKRYIIAPNKLAQGDAIEAGANADIKPGNNLPLRNIPVGTVIHAVELRPGGGAKMARSAGASVQLVAREGRFAQLRLPSGEIRNVDVRCRATVGEVGNAEQSNINWGKAGRMRWKGVRPTVRGVAMNPVDHPHGGGEGKTSGGRHPVNPNGKREGRTRRPNKDSDKLIVRRRRTGKNKR, from the coding sequence ATGGGAATCCGTAAATACAAGCCGACTACCCCGGGCCTTCGCGGCTCGAGCGTAGCCGACTTCGCAGAAATCACGCGATCGACTCCGGAAAAGTCGTTGCTTCGCCCGTTGCACAAAACTGGCGGACGTAACAACACCGGTAAGATCACCACTCGTCACAAGGGTGGCGGACACAAGCGCCAGTACCGTCTGATCGACTTCCGTCGTCACGACAAGGACGGCGTGCCGGCGAAGGTCGCTCACATCGAGTATGACCCGAACCGTACTGCCCGCATTGCGCTTCTTCACTACATTGATGGAACCAAGCGTTACATCATTGCACCGAACAAGCTCGCCCAGGGCGATGCCATTGAAGCCGGCGCTAACGCCGACATCAAGCCTGGCAACAACCTTCCGTTGCGCAACATTCCAGTGGGTACTGTTATCCACGCCGTGGAATTGCGTCCCGGTGGCGGTGCCAAGATGGCTCGTTCCGCAGGTGCCTCGGTTCAGCTGGTGGCCCGTGAGGGTCGCTTCGCTCAGCTGCGTTTGCCGTCCGGCGAAATCCGCAACGTTGACGTGCGCTGCCGCGCAACCGTCGGCGAGGTCGGAAACGCCGAGCAGTCGAACATCAACTGGGGAAAGGCCGGCCGTATGCGCTGGAAGGGCGTACGCCCGACCGTGCGTGGCGTTGCCATGAACCCCGTTGATCACCCGCATGGTGGTGGCGAAGGCAAGACGTCCGGTGGCCGTCACCCGGTCAACCCGAACGGCAAGCGCGAAGGACGCACTCGTCGTCCGAACAAGGACAGCGACAAGTTGATTGTCCGCCGTCGCCGTACCGGCAAGAACAAGCGATAG
- the rplD gene encoding 50S ribosomal protein L4, producing the protein MSKALNVELPSEIFDVQTNVPLLHQVVVAQLAAARQGTHKVKNRAEVSGAGRKPFAQKGTGRARQGSIRAPHMTGGGVVHGPTPRDYSQRTPKKMKAAALRGALSDRARNNRVHVIESLVTGTAPSTKEAMATLRALSERKNLLVVIERANDVAALSARNLAEVHVLYVDQLNTYDVLVSDDVVFTKAAFDALVQKEEAK; encoded by the coding sequence ATGTCTAAGGCACTTAACGTAGAACTCCCTTCGGAGATCTTCGACGTTCAGACTAACGTTCCGCTGCTGCACCAGGTCGTTGTGGCCCAGCTCGCAGCTGCTCGTCAGGGTACGCACAAGGTCAAGAACCGCGCCGAAGTTTCCGGTGCCGGTCGTAAGCCTTTCGCACAGAAGGGCACCGGCCGCGCCCGTCAGGGTTCAATCCGTGCTCCTCACATGACCGGTGGTGGCGTTGTCCACGGACCGACACCTCGCGATTACAGCCAGCGCACCCCCAAGAAGATGAAGGCTGCTGCATTGCGCGGCGCCCTGTCTGACCGCGCTCGCAACAACCGCGTTCACGTCATTGAATCCCTGGTTACCGGCACTGCGCCGTCCACCAAGGAAGCTATGGCTACCCTGCGCGCTCTTTCCGAGCGCAAGAACCTGCTCGTAGTCATCGAGCGCGCCAACGATGTTGCAGCCCTTTCGGCACGCAACCTCGCTGAAGTACACGTTCTGTACGTAGATCAGCTCAACACTTACGATGTGCTGGTTTCCGACGACGTTGTCTTCACCAAGGCCGCTTTTGATGCCCTGGTCCAGAAAGAGGAAGCCAAATGA
- the rplE gene encoding 50S ribosomal protein L5 — MTEAAVNIQPRLKAKYNAEIRETLKSEFNYSNPMQVPGLVKVVVNMGVGEAAKDSKLIEGAVRDLTAITGQKPLVTKARKSIAQFKLREGMPIGTHATLRGDRMWEFVDRLVTLALPRIRDFRGLSPKQFDGNGNYTFGLTEQSMFHEIDVDSIDRVRGMDITVVTTAKTDDEGRALLKALGFPFKTAN; from the coding sequence ATGACTGAAGCAGCTGTGAACATCCAGCCCCGCCTGAAGGCCAAGTACAACGCCGAAATCCGCGAAACCTTGAAGAGCGAATTCAACTACTCAAACCCGATGCAGGTTCCGGGCTTGGTAAAGGTAGTTGTGAACATGGGTGTCGGCGAAGCCGCCAAAGACTCCAAGCTCATCGAAGGCGCAGTTCGCGACCTCACCGCCATCACCGGCCAGAAGCCGTTGGTAACCAAGGCACGCAAGTCGATCGCACAGTTCAAACTGCGCGAAGGCATGCCGATTGGTACCCACGCCACCCTGCGCGGAGATCGCATGTGGGAATTCGTGGACCGTTTGGTTACGCTGGCTCTGCCGCGTATCCGTGACTTCCGTGGCCTGAGCCCGAAGCAGTTCGACGGCAACGGCAACTACACCTTCGGTCTCACGGAACAGTCAATGTTCCACGAAATCGATGTTGATTCCATTGACCGCGTACGCGGCATGGACATCACCGTAGTGACCACCGCGAAGACCGACGACGAAGGTCGTGCCTTGCTCAAGGCACTGGGCTTCCCGTTCAAGACCGCCAACTAG
- the rplC gene encoding 50S ribosomal protein L3: MTATRNVKGLLGTKLGMTQVWDENNNLIPVTVVQADSNVVTQLRNAERDGYTAVQIGYGQIDPRKVTKPLAGHFEAAGVTPRRHVVELRTADAESYAAGQELSVEIFAAGQKVDVVGTSKGKGFAGVMKRHGFHGAPASHGAHKNHRKPGSIGGASTPGRVFQGQKMAGRMGVDRVTTQNLTVHAVDAEKNLLLIKGAVPGARGRVVLVRTAVKGA, from the coding sequence ATGACCGCAACCCGTAATGTAAAGGGCCTGCTGGGCACGAAGCTCGGCATGACCCAGGTTTGGGATGAAAACAACAATCTCATTCCTGTAACCGTTGTACAGGCTGACAGCAATGTCGTCACTCAGCTGCGCAACGCCGAGCGCGATGGCTACACCGCGGTTCAGATCGGCTACGGCCAGATCGACCCGCGCAAGGTCACCAAGCCGCTCGCCGGCCACTTCGAGGCAGCAGGGGTTACCCCGCGCCGCCACGTTGTTGAGCTGCGCACTGCAGACGCCGAGTCCTACGCCGCAGGCCAGGAACTCTCCGTCGAAATCTTCGCCGCTGGCCAGAAGGTCGACGTCGTAGGTACTTCCAAGGGTAAGGGCTTTGCTGGCGTCATGAAGCGCCACGGCTTCCACGGTGCTCCGGCATCGCACGGTGCTCACAAGAACCACCGTAAGCCGGGCTCCATCGGCGGCGCTTCGACTCCGGGACGCGTGTTCCAGGGTCAGAAGATGGCTGGTCGTATGGGTGTTGACCGCGTCACCACGCAGAACCTCACGGTTCACGCTGTGGACGCAGAGAAGAACCTCCTGCTGATCAAGGGTGCCGTTCCCGGCGCCCGCGGACGCGTCGTTCTCGTACGCACCGCTGTGAAGGGAGCATAA
- the rplP gene encoding 50S ribosomal protein L16, producing the protein MLIPRRVKYRKQHHPKRSGAASGGTTVAFGEYGIQALTPAYVTNRQIEAARIAMTRHIKRGGKVWINIYPDRPLTKKPAETRMGSGKGSPEWWVANVKPGRVLFEISGVSEEVAREAMRLAIHKLPLKARIVRREGGE; encoded by the coding sequence ATGCTTATCCCACGCCGCGTAAAGTACCGTAAGCAGCACCACCCCAAGCGGAGTGGCGCAGCATCGGGCGGTACCACGGTAGCCTTCGGTGAGTATGGTATCCAGGCCCTTACACCGGCCTACGTTACCAACCGCCAGATCGAGGCAGCTCGTATCGCCATGACCCGCCACATCAAGCGTGGCGGCAAGGTTTGGATCAACATTTATCCTGACCGTCCGCTGACGAAGAAGCCGGCCGAAACCCGCATGGGTTCCGGTAAGGGTTCTCCGGAATGGTGGGTCGCAAACGTCAAGCCGGGACGAGTTCTCTTTGAGATCTCCGGTGTTAGTGAAGAGGTAGCACGCGAGGCAATGCGCCTTGCAATCCACAAGCTGCCGTTGAAGGCACGCATTGTGCGTCGTGAGGGTGGTGAATAG